One part of the Phoenix dactylifera cultivar Barhee BC4 chromosome 4, palm_55x_up_171113_PBpolish2nd_filt_p, whole genome shotgun sequence genome encodes these proteins:
- the LOC103722939 gene encoding callose synthase 12-like, with protein sequence MSSLRQRTNRGGRPAAPETADDGAGAEAYNIIPIHNLLADHPSLRFPEVRAAMAALRTVGELRKPPFVRWHDGLDLLDWLGAFFGFQRDNVRNQREHLVLLLANAQMRIQPPPDNIDALDHSIVRRLRRKLLHNYTAWCSYLGRKSNVWISDSAIRRSADPRRDLLYASLYLLIWGEAANLRFVPECLCYIFHHMAMDLNRILEGYIDETTGRPSLPAISGENAFLTRVVTPLYTTIKAEVDASRNGTAPHSAWRNYDDINEYFWSRRCFDRLRWPLDTSRNFFAAPPNPNRVGKTGFVEQRSFWNVFRSFDRLWVMLILFLQAATIVAWEGKTFPWQNLRSRDVQVRVLTIFITWAGLRLLQSILDAGTQYSLVSRETLWLGVRMVLKSIVATAWTIAFSVLYARIWTQKNHDRRWSYDANQRIITFLEVAGVFVLPEVLALLLFILPWVRNFLEKTNWRIFYVLTWWFQSRIFVGRGLREGLVDNVKYALFWVVLLAAKFSFSYFLQIKPMVATSKAIYNLVDIEYQWHEFFTHTNRFAVVLLWIPVVLIYLMDIQIWYSIFSSLAGALVGLFSHLGEIRNVQQLRLRFQFFASAMQFNLMPEEQLFKDRGSLRSKFNDAIHRLKLRYGLGRPYKKIESNQVQASRFALIWNEIIATFRDEDIISDRELELLELPPNSWNIRVIRWPCVLLCNELLLALGQAKELEASDRGHWRKICKNEYRRCAVIEAYDSVRHLLLEIIREDTEEHAIVNQLFLGFDDSIGVEKFTVEYKMAVLQKIHAQLIVLLDTLIKPKKDLNKLVNTLQTLYDIVIRDFLTNKKSTDELKQMGLAPMRPRLLFENAIELPSTDNATFYRQLRRLHTILTSRDAMNNVPKNLEARRRIAFFSNSLFMNMPRAPQVEKMMAFSVLTPYYNEEVLYSKEQLRTDNEDGISIIFYLQKIYDDEWENFLERMRREGMDDENELWVERLRDLRLWASYRGQTLARTVRGMMYYYKALKMLTFLDSASEIDIREGSRELASVGSSMRQDNDGDGLENSGKSPSSRVLSRESSGVSLLFKGHERGTALMKYTYVVACQIYGTQKAKKDSHAEDILYLMKNNEALRVAYVDEVHTGRDEVEYYSVLVKYDQQLEREVEIYRVRLPGPLKLGEGKPENQNHAFIFTRGDAVQTIDMNQDNYFEEALKMRNLLEEYTHYYGSRKPTILGVREHVFTGSVSSLAWFMSAQETSFVTLGQRVLANPLKVRMHYGHPDVFDRLWFLSRGGISKASRVINISEDIFAGFNCTLRGGNVTHHEYIQVGKGRDVGLNQVSMFEAKVASGNGEQTLSRDVYRLGHRLDFFRMLSFFYTTVGFYFNTMMVVLTVYAFVWGRLYLALSGLEESIKKNADSTNNAALATVLNQQFIIQLGFFTALPMIIENSLEHGFLPAVWDFFTMQLQLASMFYTFSMGTKTHYYGRTILHGGAKYRATGRGFVVQHKGFTENYRLYARSHFIKAIELGVILTVYAAYGALSKNTFVYIVMTISCWFLVVSWIMTPFAFNPSGFDWLKTVYDFDDFMDWIWYRGSVFTKSDQSWEVWWYEEQDHLRTTGLWGKLLEIILDLRFFFFQYGIVYQVKIANGSTSIAVYLLSWIYVVVAGGIFVIIAYARDKYAAKDHIYYRAVQSFIIILVILVIIILLKFTKFEIVDLFTSLLAFIPTGWGLILIAQVIRPFIESTLVWDTVVAVARLYDIMFGVIVMAPVALLSWLPGFQSMQTRILFNEAFSRGLQISRIITGKKTNAI encoded by the coding sequence ATGAGCAGCCTCCGGCAGCGCACGAACCGGGGCGGCCGCCCGGCTGCCCCTGAGACCGCCGACGACGGAGCCGGCGCGGAGGCCTACAACATCATCCCCATCCACAACCTCCTGGCCGATCACCCGTCGCTCCGGTTCCCGGAGGTCCGCGCCGCTATGGCCGCCCTCCGCACCGTGGGCGAACTCCGCAAGCCGCCCTTTGTCCGCTGGCACGACGGCCTCGACCTCCTCGATTGGCTCGGCGCCTTCTTTGGCTTCCAGCGCGACAACGTCCGCAACCAGCGCGAGCACCTTGTCCTCCTCCTCGCCAATGCCCAGATGCGCATCCAGCCCCCGCCCGACAACATCGACGCCCTAGACCACTCCATCgtccgccgcctccgccgcaaGCTCCTCCACAACTACACAGCCTGGTGCTCCTACCTCGGCCGCAAGTCCAACGTCTGGATCTCCGATTCCGCCATCCGCCGCTCCGCCGACCCCCGCCGCGACCTCCTCTATGCCTCCCTCTACCTTCTCATCTGGGGTGAGGCCGCCAACCTCCGGTTCGTCCCCGAGTGCCTCTGCTACATCTTCCACCACATGGCCATGGACCTTAACCGCATCCTCGAGGGCTACATCGACGAGACCACCGGCCGCCCCTCTCTCCCTGCCATCTCCGGCGAGAACGCCTTCCTCACCCGCGTTGTCACCCCGCTGTACACCACCATCAAGGCCGAGGTCGACGCCAGCCGCAACGGCACCGCGCCACACTCCGCCTGGCGCAATTACGACGACATCAACGAGTACTTCTGGAGCCGCCGCTGCTTTGACCGCCTCCGCTGGCCCCTCGACACCTCCCGCAACTTCTTCGCTGCCCCGCCCAACCCGAACCGCGTCGGCAAGACCGGCTTCGTCGAGCAGCGCTCCTTCTGGAACGTCTTCCGCAGCTTCGACCGCCTCTGGGTCAtgctcatcctcttcctccaggCCGCCACCATCGTCGCCTGGGAGGGCAAGACGTTCCCCTGGCAAAACCTTCGGAGCCGCGACGTCCAGGTCCGCGTCCTCACCATCTTCATCACCTGGGCCGGCCTTCGCCTCCTCCAGTCCATCCTCGACGCCGGCACCCAGTACAGCCTCGTCTCACGGGAGACCCTCTGGCTCGGAGTCCGGATGGTGCTCAAGAGTATCGTTGCCACTGCCTGGACTATCGCCTTCAGCGTCCTCTATGCCCGGATCTGGACCCAGAAGAACCATGATCGCCGGTGGTCCTATGACGCCAACCAGAGGATAATTACCTTCCTTGAGGTGGCTGGCGTGTTCGTCCTTCCGGAGGTGCTTGCTCTCCTGCTATTCATTCTTCCATGGGTCCGCAACTTCCTCGAGAAGACCAACTGGAGGATCTTCTACGTGCTCACTTGGTGGTTCCAGAGCCGCATATTTGTCGGCCGGGGGCTGCGGGAAGGGTTGGTGGACAATGTAAAATATGCCCTCTTCTGGGTCGTCCTCCTTGCCGCGAAATTCAGCTTCAGCTACTTCCTCCAGATCAAGCCCATGGTCGCCACAAGCAAAGCCATATACAATCTTGTTGATATCGAGTACCAGTGGCATGAATTCTTCACCCATACAAACAGGTTTGCTGTGGTTCTCTTGTGGATCCCTGTCGTTCTGATCTATCTGATGGACATCCAGATATGGTACTCCATCTTCTCCTCACTTGCGGGAGCTCTGGTGGGGCTGTTCTCACACCTGGGTGAGATTCGAAATGTGCAGCAGCTGAGGCTGAGGTTCCAGTTCTTTGCAAGTGCAATGCAGTTCAATTTGATGCCGGAGGAGCAGCTGTTTAAGGACCGGGGTTCACTTCGAAGCAAGTTCAATGATGCGATCCACCGGCTCAAGCTGAGGTATGGGTTGGGGCGGCCCTACAAAAAGATTGAATCAAACCAGGTGCAGGCCAGCAGGTTCGCTCTGATATGGAATGAGATCATCGCGACGTTCAGGGATGAGGATATCATCAGTGACCGTGAGTTGGAGCTTCTTGAGCTGCCACCTAACTCGTGGAATATCCGGGTGATCAGGTGGCCATGCGTGTTACTCTGCAATGAGCTGCTGCTTGCTCTTGGCCAGGCAAAGGAACTAGAGGCGTCGGACCGGGGGCACTGGAGAAAGATATGCAAGAATGAGTACAGGCGGTGTGCGGTCATCGAGGCCTATGACAGTGTCAGGCACCTGTTACTGGAGATCATCAGAGAGGATACAGAAGAGCATGCTATTGTTAACCAGTTGTTTCTCGGGTTTGATGATTCCATTGGCGTGGAGAAGTTTACAGTGGAGTATAAGATGGCTGTTTTACAAAAGATCCATGCCCAACTGATAGTTCTCCTGGACACGCTAATCAAGCCAAAGAAAGATTTAAACAAATTGGTCAATACGTTGCAGACCCTTTATGACATTGTCATCCGTGACTTTCTTACTAATAAGAAGAGCACAGATGAGCTGAAGCAGATGGGGTTGGCACCGATGAGGCCGAGACTGCTTTTTGAGAATGCTATCGAACTACCCAGCACAGATAATGCGACCTTCTATAGGCAGCTGAGGAGGTTGCATACGATTCTCACGTCCAGGGATGCCATGAACAATGTCCCGAAGAACTTGGAGGCCCGGCGCCGCATCGCTTTCTTCAGCAACTCCTTGTTCATGAACATGCCCCGAGCTCCTCAAGTTGAAAAGATGATGGCCTTTAGTGTTCTGACTCCATATTACAATGAGGAGGTTTTGTACAGCAAGGAACAGCTTCGTACCGATAATGAGGATGGCATCTCCATCATATTCTATCTGCAGAAGATTTATGACGATGAGTGGGAAAACTTTTTGGAACGTATGCGGAGAGAGGGTATGGATGATGAGAACGAACTGTGGGTTGAGAGGTTGAGGGATCTCCGGCTTTGGGCCTCATACAGGGGCCAGACACTAGCACGCACTGTTAGGGGAATGATGTACTACTACAAGGCTCTCAAGATGCTCACGTTTCTTGACTCCGCTTCTGAGATTGACATAAGGGAAGGGTCGAGGGAACTTGCTTCAGTTGGTTCCTCAATGAGGCAGGACAATGATGGAGATGGTCTGGAGAATTCTGGTAAATCTCCATCATCACGGGTATTGAGCAGAGAAAGCAGTGGTGTGAGCTTATTGTTCAAAGGCCATGAGCGTGGGACTGCGCTAATGAAATACACTTATGTGGTTGCCTGCCAGATATATGGGACCCAAAAGGCTAAGAAGGACTCTCATGCTGAAGATATTCTGTATCTAATGAAAAACAATGAAGCTCTTCGAGTGGCCTATGTTGATGAAGTCCACACAGGGAGGGATGAAGTAGAGTACTACTCTGTTCTTGTTAAGTATGATCAGCAATTGGAGCGAGAGGTGGAGATTTACCGGGTCAGACTGCCTGGGCCTTTGAAGCTTGGAGAGGGCAAGCCAGAGAACCAGAACCATGCTTTTATCTTCACGAGGGGCGATGCAGTGCAGACTATAGACATGAATCAAGACAACTACTTTGAGGAGGCCCTCAAGATGCGGAACCTGTTGGAAGAATACACTCATTACTACGGTTCCCGAAAACCCACGATCTTGGGAGTTCGAGAACATGTTTTTACTGGTTCTGTTTCTTCTCTTGCTTGGTTCATGTCTGCACAGGAGACGAGCTTTGTCACCCTTGGACAGCGAGTTCTGGCAAACCCTCTGAAGGTGCGAATGCATTATGGCCATCCTGATGTTTTTGACCGTCTCTGGTTTTTGAGTCGTGGTGGTATCAGTAAGGCATCCAGGGTGATCAACATTAGTGAGGACATATTTGCAGGCTTTAATTGTACCCTACGTGGTGGCAACGTTACCCACCATGAGTATATCCAGGTAGGTAAGGGACGGGATGTAGGGCTGAATCAGGTTTCTATGTTTGAAGCCAAGGTTGCTAGTGGCAATGGTGAACAGACTTTAAGCCGAGATGTTTATAGATTGGGTCATAGGTTGGACTTCTTCCGTATGCTTTCCTTCTTCTACACAACTGTAGGGTTCTACTTTAACACTATGATGGTGGTGCTGACTGTCTATGCATTTGTGTGGGGGCGCCTATATCTGGCTCTCAGTGGACTTGAGGAATCAATCAAGAAGAATGCTGACTCTACCAATAATGCAGCGCTGGCTACTGTTCTTAATCAGCAGTTCATCATTCAGCTTGGCTTTTTCACTGCATTGCCCATGATTATAGAAAATTCACTTGAGCATGGATTCCTTCCTGCGGTGTGGGATTTCTTCACAATGCAGCTCCAGCTTGCGTCAATGTTCTACACATTCTCCATGGGAACTAAAACTCATTACTATGGGCGAACAATACTCCATGGAGGTGCAAAGTATCGGGCTACGGGACGTGGTTTTGTTGTGCAGCATAAGGGCTTTACTGAGAACTACAGGCTCTATGCTCGTAGCCATTTCATAAAAGCAATAGAGCTTGGGGTGATATTGACAGTTTATGCAGCTTATGGTGCTCTTTCGAAGAACACCTTTGTCTACATAGTCATGACAATTTCATGCTGGTTCCTGGTGGTATCATGGATAATGACTCCTTTTGCATTTAATCCATCAGGTTTTGATTGGTTGAAAACTGTTTATGACTTTGATGATTTTATGGACTGGATTTGGTACCGTGGCAGTGTCTTCACAAAATCTGATCAGAGTTGGGAGGTCTGGTGGTATGAGGAGCAGGATCATCTTCGGACAACTGGTCTTTGGGGAAAGCTATTGGAAATAATATTAGATCTccggtttttctttttccaatatGGGATTGTGTACCAGGTAAAAATTGCCAATGGGAGCACAAGCATTGCAGTTTATCTGCTTTCTTGGATATATGTGGTTGTGGCTGGTGGAATTTTTGTGATAATAGCTTATGCTCGGGACAAGTATGCTGCAAAGGATCACATTTATTATCGGGCTGTCCAATCCTTCATCATCATTCTGGTGATACTAGTTATTATCATATTGCTCAAGTTCACTAAATTTGAGATTGTTGACCTTTTTACAAGCCTTTTGGCATTTATTCCTACTGGTTGGGGCCTTATTTTAATTGCACAAGTGATCAGACCATTTATTGAGTCAACCTTGGTTTGGGATACTGTGGTTGCTGTGGCACGGCTATATGACATAATGTTTGGAGTCATTGTAATGGCTCCTGTGGCATTATTATCCTGGTTGCCTGGATTCCAGTCGATGCAAACGAGGATTCTCTTCAATGAAGCATTCAGCCGAGGTCTCCAGATATCCCGTATTATAACTGGGAAAAAGACTAATGCGATTTGA